TGTAGGCGAAAAAAACATACAAGGTGAAGACCAACAAAAGCTAGATGTTTATGCCAATGAAGTTTTTATCCAAACGCTTATAAACAGAGAAATTGTTTGTGGCATCGCTTCCGAAGAGAATGATGAATTTATAACCGTTCAAGGAAGTGATAATAGTCATAACAACAAATATGTCATTTTAATGGACCCTTTGGACGGTTCTTCAAATATAGATGTAAACGTTTCTGTTGGAACTATTTTTTCGGTCTACCGAAGAATAACTCCAGTAGGAACTCCTGTTAAATCAGAAGACTTTTTGCAACCTGGCACAGCGCAAGTTGCCGCAGGTTATGTAATTTACGGAACCTCAACTATGTTGGTTTATACTACTGGACAAGGCGTAAATGGCTTTACATTGAATCCTGCAATTGGGACCTTTTACCTGTCTCATCCAAAAATGAAATGTCCCGAAGATGGTTCTATATATTCTGTAAACGAAGGAAACTATATTCATTTCCCGCAAGGCGTAAAAGACTATATAAAATATTGCCAACAAGAAGAAGATGACCGCCCCTACTCTTCCAGATATATTGGCAGTTTAGCTTCCGATATTCACCGAAATATGATTAAAGGTGGCGTTTATTTATACCCAACAAGTTCCAAAGCTATCAAAGGAAAACTTCGACTTTTATACGAATGCAATCCAATGGCATTTATCATTGAACAAGCCGGAGGAAAAGCCTCCGATGGTGTAAATCGAGTTCTAGAAATAACACCAACTTCATTGCATGAGCGAACTGCTTTCTTCTGCGGAAGCACTAACATGGTCGAAAAAATAGAAGATTGTATTCATAAGGCATCACTAAGTAAATACTAATAATCAGTACGTTTAGTATTTTTAGGAGCAGAAACATTTAGCATTCTAAGGAACATACTACCCGCTATTCGTTGCAATCTTTTTATTTTTAAAGAAAAAATAAAAAGGATTTTCACTTCTATCGGGGCTAAAGAGAAACATTTGGTTTTTTAATAAATCATCGAAAATTACAATCTCAATTTAGATGTAAAAAAAAAACAGTTTAGAAATTTCTAAACTGTTTTTTTTTTACATCTAAAACAAAGTAGCCTGTCCATCGTCATCCAATTGAACATCAATATCATCATCCGTTTGGACTTGCACTTCTATTTCTTCCACAACTATTTCAGGCTCTTCATAAGGCAAAGATTCCAGTAAATTAACC
The Flavobacterium sp. 5 DNA segment above includes these coding regions:
- the fbp gene encoding class 1 fructose-bisphosphatase, whose amino-acid sequence is MEERNKTLGEFIIENQKDFQYSSGELSRIFNSIKLAAKVISHKVNKAGLVDIIGGVGEKNIQGEDQQKLDVYANEVFIQTLINREIVCGIASEENDEFITVQGSDNSHNNKYVILMDPLDGSSNIDVNVSVGTIFSVYRRITPVGTPVKSEDFLQPGTAQVAAGYVIYGTSTMLVYTTGQGVNGFTLNPAIGTFYLSHPKMKCPEDGSIYSVNEGNYIHFPQGVKDYIKYCQQEEDDRPYSSRYIGSLASDIHRNMIKGGVYLYPTSSKAIKGKLRLLYECNPMAFIIEQAGGKASDGVNRVLEITPTSLHERTAFFCGSTNMVEKIEDCIHKASLSKY